In Sphingobacterium zeae, one genomic interval encodes:
- a CDS encoding MATE family efflux transporter — MLGKFKTFKPYYKSTMVLAGPVVISQLGHTLVHTADSVIVGHFAGTIPLAAVSLVHAVFMVVMVIGLGIAYGITPLIAQENGRDNKKECAILLSNSFWLNLLSGLLLFALVYFGSMLAIDHLDQDPAVVKEAKPYLLILSLSMLPLMVFSTFKQFAEGLGFTKQAMNVTIWGNVLNIILAIVFVKGMFGISPMGVKGVGYSTLIDRVLMMSVMMTYVLRSQKFKGYIQYFKVTLIDWDRLLKILRIGAPVAMQYVFEIGAFAGASLLAGTISATAQASHQVAIQLAAMTYMMASGIAAAATIKVGNSYGNRNLFRLERFAITSYQLVLIFMLITASLFALLNNFLPYIFTSDHAVVVIASQLLIIAGLFQLFDGTQVVGLGVLRGMGDVNIPTIITFVAYWIIGLPSGYLMGIVFNWGIQGIWYGLTLGLLTSSLLLYLRFQRVIKKKKIQFEKSLFR, encoded by the coding sequence ATGTTGGGAAAATTTAAAACTTTCAAGCCGTATTACAAAAGTACCATGGTATTGGCGGGGCCGGTCGTCATATCACAATTAGGACATACATTGGTCCATACCGCAGATAGTGTGATCGTAGGACATTTTGCAGGCACTATTCCACTGGCAGCAGTTTCATTAGTGCATGCTGTTTTCATGGTTGTTATGGTTATCGGATTGGGTATCGCGTATGGCATCACGCCATTGATTGCGCAAGAGAATGGTCGTGATAATAAAAAAGAGTGTGCCATCTTATTATCAAATAGCTTTTGGTTAAATCTTCTATCGGGTCTTTTACTGTTTGCTTTAGTTTACTTTGGTTCTATGTTGGCTATCGATCACCTCGACCAAGATCCGGCGGTGGTAAAGGAAGCGAAGCCTTATTTGCTTATCCTTAGCTTATCGATGCTTCCACTGATGGTGTTCAGTACATTTAAGCAATTTGCCGAGGGATTAGGATTTACCAAGCAAGCCATGAATGTAACTATTTGGGGAAATGTACTGAATATTATTTTGGCAATCGTCTTTGTTAAAGGGATGTTTGGCATCAGTCCAATGGGGGTCAAAGGGGTTGGATATAGTACATTGATTGACCGTGTGCTCATGATGTCTGTCATGATGACCTATGTGTTGCGATCGCAGAAATTCAAGGGGTATATCCAATATTTCAAAGTGACCCTAATCGATTGGGATCGACTGCTTAAAATATTGCGGATTGGAGCACCAGTAGCGATGCAATATGTTTTTGAAATTGGAGCCTTTGCCGGGGCATCCCTCTTAGCCGGCACAATAAGTGCTACGGCACAAGCTTCCCATCAGGTAGCCATACAACTGGCTGCCATGACGTACATGATGGCAAGCGGGATTGCAGCTGCTGCCACGATCAAGGTGGGGAATAGCTATGGGAATAGAAATCTTTTTCGTCTTGAACGATTTGCGATTACTTCATACCAGTTGGTATTGATCTTTATGTTGATTACGGCTTCTTTGTTTGCATTGCTGAACAATTTTCTGCCTTATATTTTTACATCAGATCATGCCGTCGTCGTTATTGCTTCTCAACTGTTGATCATAGCGGGACTTTTCCAATTGTTTGATGGCACACAAGTGGTCGGTCTTGGGGTATTACGGGGCATGGGTGATGTTAATATTCCCACAATTATTACATTTGTTGCGTATTGGATTATTGGTTTGCCAAGCGGCTATTTAATGGGAATAGTATTCAACTGGGGCATTCAGGGGATATGGTATGGGCTGACGTTAGGTTTGTTGACCTCTTCTCTTTTACTCTATCTGCGATTTCAACGGGTAATCAAAAAGAAGAAAATACAGTTTGAAAAAAGTTTGTTTAGATAG
- a CDS encoding Sec-independent protein translocase subunit TatA/TatB: protein MYNPVIAFLNIGTQEMILIVFAILLLFGGKKLPELARGLGRGIREFKDASEGIKREISDQINNFEKDIDVKPEVKEETVPNDVRLAEEKVQTAHQEEVRPDEGAQGSEIEQPKKKYEFTTPAGVVEHNPHKQPDYGEEPSHITYGYNDHFAETKNNEVEDKKVSEQDNTHKPA from the coding sequence ATGTACAATCCAGTAATAGCATTTCTAAACATCGGCACACAAGAGATGATCTTAATTGTGTTTGCAATCTTGTTACTTTTTGGAGGCAAGAAGCTTCCTGAATTGGCGAGGGGTTTAGGAAGAGGGATACGTGAATTCAAAGATGCGTCAGAAGGTATAAAACGTGAGATTTCAGATCAAATCAATAATTTCGAAAAAGACATAGACGTTAAGCCAGAAGTAAAAGAAGAAACTGTTCCTAATGACGTACGTTTGGCTGAAGAAAAGGTCCAGACGGCGCACCAGGAAGAGGTTAGACCAGATGAAGGTGCACAGGGATCAGAAATAGAACAGCCAAAGAAAAAATATGAGTTCACCACACCCGCCGGTGTCGTCGAACACAACCCCCATAAACAACCGGATTACGGAGAAGAACCATCTCATATCACTTACGGATATAATGATCATTTTGCTGAAACTAAAAACAACGAAGTAGAAGATAAAAAAGTTTCTGAGCAGGACAATACCCATAAACCTGCCTAA
- a CDS encoding Tex family protein yields the protein MSLPTHEIIIANELSISEKQVRTTIALLDEGATVPFISRYRKEMTGSLDEVQITAIRDRFQQLRDLDKRKEAVLKSINDQGKLTPALEQQILGAETMASLEDIYLPYKPKRKTRASVAREKGLQPLADLILAQESGDFLALAESLVDAENGVKNTEDALAGARDIIAEIIAEDATVRAKSRAIFLEKGSFVSKVVPGKEEAAIKYKDYYDWSESLKDAPSHRVLAMRRGEKEELLYLDIAVNEEEILPRIESIFVKSGNAAAAQVKLALIDSYKRLLKPSMETEIRVLTRQKADEEAIKVFADNVRQLLLAAPLGQKRLLAIDPGFRTGCKTVVLDEQGQLKENTAIFPHTGANGLAEAQKTIKYLVSKYDIQAIAIGNGTAGRETEDFVRKLGLNNVTIVMVNESGASIYSASETAREEFPDQDVTVRGAVSIGRRLMDPLAELVKIDPKSIGVGQYQHDVDQNKLQTSLDDTVISCVNAVGVELNTASKQILSYVSGLGPSLAQQIIKYRNENGPFASRRELKKVPRLGDKAFEQAAGFLRIRHAANPLDSSAVHPERYALVEQMAKDLGKKVDDLLKDADLRKSIPLKNYISEEVGLPTLNDILSELAKPGLDPREKFEAFSFTEGVNSIGDLKVGMKLPGIVTNITNFGAFVDIGVHQDGLVHLSQLSNRYVSDPQEIVKVQQHVMVTVTEVDEKRNRIALSMKTEEKSAQPNNRRKDNKIQVEPQTDMASKLATLASRFK from the coding sequence ATGAGCTTACCAACACACGAAATTATTATTGCTAACGAGCTTTCTATTAGCGAAAAACAAGTTCGCACGACTATTGCACTATTAGACGAAGGCGCCACCGTTCCCTTTATCTCGCGCTACCGTAAGGAAATGACCGGAAGTCTAGATGAAGTTCAAATCACCGCCATCAGAGATCGTTTCCAGCAGTTGCGGGACTTAGATAAACGCAAGGAAGCAGTTCTGAAATCAATAAACGATCAAGGGAAATTGACCCCAGCACTTGAACAACAAATATTAGGTGCCGAAACCATGGCCAGCTTGGAAGATATTTATCTCCCTTACAAACCTAAGCGCAAAACGCGCGCAAGTGTGGCTCGTGAGAAAGGGTTGCAACCCTTAGCGGATCTTATTTTAGCACAAGAATCTGGCGATTTCCTTGCACTTGCCGAAAGTTTAGTGGATGCAGAAAATGGCGTAAAAAATACGGAGGACGCGTTGGCAGGTGCTCGCGATATTATCGCGGAAATCATTGCAGAAGACGCTACTGTAAGAGCTAAATCGAGAGCTATTTTTCTCGAAAAAGGCTCATTTGTTTCAAAAGTAGTTCCTGGAAAAGAAGAAGCTGCAATAAAATATAAAGATTATTACGACTGGTCTGAATCCTTAAAAGATGCTCCATCGCATCGTGTACTGGCCATGCGTCGTGGTGAAAAAGAAGAATTGCTCTACTTGGACATTGCTGTCAATGAAGAGGAGATTCTACCGCGTATCGAATCTATCTTTGTGAAGAGTGGCAACGCTGCAGCTGCTCAGGTAAAACTTGCCCTGATAGACAGTTATAAACGTCTCCTCAAACCGTCCATGGAAACAGAAATACGTGTATTAACCCGTCAGAAAGCAGATGAAGAAGCTATCAAAGTTTTTGCAGATAACGTGCGTCAATTGCTTTTAGCCGCTCCATTGGGACAAAAGAGATTACTTGCAATCGACCCCGGGTTTCGCACCGGCTGTAAAACAGTCGTATTAGATGAACAAGGCCAGCTTAAAGAAAATACAGCTATCTTCCCACATACTGGTGCCAATGGATTGGCAGAAGCCCAAAAAACCATTAAGTATTTAGTATCGAAATATGATATCCAAGCCATCGCGATTGGAAATGGAACTGCTGGCCGCGAAACTGAAGATTTTGTACGGAAGCTTGGATTAAACAATGTGACTATTGTAATGGTCAATGAAAGTGGAGCTTCCATTTATTCTGCTTCCGAAACTGCCCGAGAAGAATTTCCAGATCAAGATGTTACGGTACGTGGAGCAGTATCCATCGGCAGACGATTGATGGACCCACTTGCTGAACTGGTTAAGATTGATCCAAAATCCATTGGTGTCGGACAATATCAGCATGATGTCGATCAAAACAAGCTACAAACCTCTCTCGATGATACGGTCATCAGCTGTGTAAATGCCGTAGGAGTTGAACTGAATACAGCATCCAAACAAATTTTATCTTATGTTTCCGGTCTAGGTCCATCATTAGCGCAACAGATCATTAAATATAGAAACGAGAATGGCCCCTTTGCTTCAAGACGTGAACTGAAAAAAGTACCTCGTCTTGGCGATAAAGCTTTTGAACAAGCAGCTGGCTTTCTTCGCATTCGGCATGCAGCAAATCCATTGGATTCGTCGGCAGTACACCCCGAGCGATATGCATTGGTTGAACAAATGGCCAAAGATTTAGGAAAAAAAGTCGACGACTTATTGAAAGATGCGGATCTCAGAAAATCTATTCCCTTAAAAAACTACATTTCAGAGGAGGTAGGCCTACCGACATTAAACGATATTCTAAGTGAATTAGCAAAACCAGGATTAGATCCACGCGAAAAATTTGAAGCATTCTCATTCACCGAAGGTGTTAACAGCATTGGGGATCTAAAGGTCGGTATGAAACTTCCAGGAATCGTCACGAACATCACCAATTTTGGGGCTTTTGTTGATATCGGTGTCCACCAAGACGGTCTTGTACATTTAAGTCAATTATCCAATCGTTACGTATCAGATCCTCAAGAGATCGTGAAAGTACAGCAGCATGTGATGGTTACAGTGACGGAAGTCGATGAAAAACGTAATCGCATTGCTTTATCTATGAAGACTGAAGAAAAGTCCGCTCAGCCAAACAACAGGAGAAAGGATAACAAAATACAGGTCGAACCACAAACGGATATGGCAAGTAAGCTAGCTACCTTGGCTAGTAGGTTCAAATAG
- a CDS encoding PadR family transcriptional regulator: protein MNKVFIDKWISQLKKGSLSFVILGVLACEQEYYGYDLIQEVKKKTTIDIAEGTLYPLLIRLKNEGLVESKWVPQKTGIPRKYYKITKEGQSTFLEMRSYWAGLNQHLTTLTHAL from the coding sequence ATGAACAAAGTATTTATTGACAAATGGATTTCACAGCTAAAAAAAGGAAGCCTCTCCTTTGTTATACTAGGTGTCCTCGCTTGCGAGCAAGAATACTACGGTTACGATCTTATCCAGGAGGTCAAGAAGAAAACCACCATTGATATTGCTGAAGGAACATTATACCCCTTATTAATTCGTTTAAAAAACGAAGGCTTGGTCGAATCGAAGTGGGTTCCACAGAAGACCGGGATTCCAAGAAAATATTATAAAATAACAAAGGAAGGCCAAAGTACCTTTTTAGAAATGAGAAGTTACTGGGCAGGCTTAAACCAACACTTAACCACCTTGACTCATGCATTATAA
- a CDS encoding serine hydrolase domain-containing protein, translating to MKRTPLLLLLLGSLISPILKAQQFSPIRMDSLMSILENNQVWMGSIAISKGDQLLYQKAIGFADLAQKKKATIDTRYGIGSISKTFTATLVLKTVELGKLRLNQTLATYFKNIPNAEKITIHQLLNHSSGVHSVTNDKDYLTWNTQPQIEQELVERIIKGGAEFTPGSKHEYSNSNYILLTYILEKVWKKDYAALLKTYICGPLKLEQTTFGRPQNNSGAVSESYRFTQEWILEPHTHNSVPLGAGAVWSTPTDLDKFFNGLFSHKIINAASLDAMKKIDQGYGLGLFQLPFYEHMGFGHTGGIDGYSSVAGHFDDGNYNVAIISNANNYNNNEILKFSLGELYKKSFPLPDLTEVQLTDEEITSLVGEYKSEQPPIQINITREGNKVFGQVIGQPSFQLKAKDKNTLIQPQFGVKIVFERNENKMTLYQNGHTLVLKK from the coding sequence ATGAAAAGAACCCCACTTTTGCTCTTGCTATTAGGCAGTCTAATCAGCCCTATTTTAAAAGCCCAACAATTTAGTCCTATCCGGATGGACAGTCTGATGTCAATATTAGAAAATAACCAAGTATGGATGGGCAGTATTGCCATCAGCAAAGGCGATCAATTACTCTATCAAAAAGCAATTGGATTTGCAGACCTGGCGCAGAAAAAGAAAGCGACCATAGATACCCGCTATGGTATAGGGTCGATTTCAAAAACTTTCACAGCAACCCTTGTTCTGAAAACAGTTGAGCTTGGAAAACTCCGGTTAAACCAGACATTAGCAACATACTTTAAGAACATTCCAAACGCAGAAAAGATCACAATTCATCAATTGTTAAATCATAGTAGCGGTGTTCATAGCGTCACCAACGACAAAGATTACCTGACATGGAACACTCAACCTCAAATTGAACAGGAACTTGTTGAACGCATTATCAAAGGTGGTGCTGAATTTACCCCTGGAAGCAAACATGAATACAGTAATTCAAATTATATTTTACTGACATATATCCTAGAAAAAGTATGGAAAAAAGATTACGCTGCGCTCCTGAAAACGTATATCTGTGGACCATTGAAATTGGAACAGACCACATTTGGGCGTCCACAAAATAATAGCGGTGCTGTTAGTGAATCCTATCGATTTACGCAAGAATGGATCCTTGAACCACACACCCACAACTCGGTTCCCCTCGGTGCGGGGGCAGTTTGGTCAACGCCAACAGATCTAGACAAATTTTTCAATGGTTTATTCAGCCATAAAATAATCAATGCTGCGAGCCTCGACGCCATGAAAAAAATAGATCAAGGTTATGGACTTGGCTTATTCCAGTTGCCGTTCTATGAGCATATGGGTTTCGGACATACAGGCGGAATCGATGGCTATTCTTCTGTAGCTGGGCATTTCGATGATGGTAATTATAATGTCGCTATCATTAGTAACGCCAACAATTATAATAATAATGAAATCCTAAAGTTCAGTTTAGGTGAACTTTATAAAAAGTCCTTCCCACTACCGGATCTTACGGAAGTACAATTGACAGACGAAGAAATTACTAGTCTTGTTGGCGAATATAAAAGCGAACAGCCTCCAATCCAGATAAATATTACCCGAGAAGGAAACAAAGTGTTCGGACAGGTCATTGGTCAACCGTCGTTTCAGCTGAAAGCAAAGGATAAAAACACGCTGATTCAACCGCAATTTGGTGTAAAAATAGTTTTCGAGCGCAACGAAAACAAAATGACACTTTACCAAAATGGACATACACTTGTTTTGAAGAAATAA
- a CDS encoding zinc-ribbon domain-containing protein produces the protein MIIFGTRTKVLTNKSQSAVGDCDYCGTAQSLFAYRQIKYFHIFWIPIFPYSAQIITICNHCKKLSYQSEIKPQTLQSLSSGTIRKTPIGYFMGLMLIGLLVAAIVIAGISAAKKKEKYLKDPKVGDVYEVSYPKDGKTMRTLYRIANLTADSVTFDVNDYEADSQKGLRKLKEQYADSYAEQRKLSRSELEEMKRRISNIERF, from the coding sequence ATGATTATTTTTGGCACACGAACCAAGGTATTAACTAACAAATCGCAATCGGCAGTAGGCGACTGTGATTATTGTGGCACGGCTCAGTCTCTCTTTGCCTATAGACAGATTAAGTATTTTCATATTTTTTGGATACCCATATTTCCCTATTCTGCACAGATTATTACGATTTGCAATCATTGCAAAAAGTTGAGCTACCAATCTGAAATTAAGCCACAGACACTTCAATCCCTGTCTTCAGGAACTATCCGTAAAACACCTATCGGTTATTTTATGGGTTTAATGCTAATTGGACTTTTAGTAGCTGCTATTGTTATAGCTGGGATTTCAGCTGCAAAAAAGAAAGAAAAATACCTGAAAGATCCAAAAGTAGGCGATGTGTATGAGGTTTCTTATCCAAAGGATGGTAAAACGATGCGTACACTCTATCGTATAGCCAATTTAACAGCAGATTCAGTGACTTTTGATGTTAACGATTATGAAGCGGATAGCCAAAAGGGTCTGCGCAAATTGAAAGAGCAGTATGCTGATAGTTATGCTGAACAGCGAAAATTGTCACGTTCTGAACTTGAAGAAATGAAAAGAAGGATATCAAATATTGAAAGATTTTAA